One Sporichthyaceae bacterium genomic window carries:
- a CDS encoding tyrosine-type recombinase/integrase, with product MPEATLPDLVADLVALRHAGGYRFTIQQRVLRQFADHCRQQGYPGGSITKEACDGFLYGRHLRSATVRRNELALRQLAEYARAVGWHAYMPAAATGVRVRHQPPYVFTDDEVRRLFAAIDSQPMSSFTNKAMVDPVLFRVLYGAGLRVSEALNLTLSDVDTPAGTLRIRDSKNGAGRTIPITGRLTATLHAYLTAAHPVPEHSDHVFYSRATGRPINQSTIYLRFRGYLADAGIPHFTGGPHPHSLRHGFAVANLRRWAADNADLAVVLPYLACYMGHADLRGTQYYLRLTADAYPEVMTKAQIRFGYVIPAPAEDKS from the coding sequence GTGCCTGAGGCGACGCTGCCGGACCTGGTCGCGGACCTGGTCGCGTTGCGTCACGCCGGCGGGTACCGGTTCACGATCCAGCAACGGGTGCTGCGCCAATTCGCCGACCACTGCCGCCAGCAGGGCTACCCGGGCGGGTCGATCACCAAGGAAGCATGCGACGGGTTCCTCTACGGCCGCCACCTGCGCTCGGCCACGGTCCGGCGTAACGAGTTGGCGCTGCGTCAGCTGGCCGAGTACGCCCGGGCCGTCGGCTGGCACGCCTACATGCCGGCCGCGGCGACCGGCGTGCGTGTCCGCCACCAGCCGCCGTACGTGTTCACCGACGACGAGGTGCGCCGCTTGTTCGCCGCGATCGACTCCCAGCCCATGTCCAGTTTCACGAACAAGGCGATGGTCGACCCGGTCCTGTTCCGAGTGCTCTATGGCGCCGGGTTGAGGGTCTCCGAGGCGCTGAACCTGACCCTGTCGGACGTGGACACCCCCGCCGGGACGCTACGGATCCGCGACTCGAAGAACGGTGCGGGCCGGACCATCCCGATCACCGGGCGGCTCACCGCGACCCTGCACGCCTACCTCACGGCCGCGCACCCGGTTCCCGAGCACAGCGACCACGTGTTCTACAGCCGGGCCACGGGCAGGCCGATCAACCAGTCGACCATCTACCTGCGGTTCCGCGGCTACCTGGCCGACGCCGGCATCCCCCACTTCACCGGCGGTCCGCATCCGCACTCGCTGCGCCACGGCTTCGCCGTGGCCAACCTGCGGCGATGGGCCGCGGACAACGCGGACCTGGCCGTGGTGCTGCCCTACCTGGCCTGCTACATGGGCCACGCCGACCTGCGCGGCACCCAGTACTACCTGCGGCTGACCGCGGACGCCTACCCCGAGGTGATGACCAAGGCCCAAATCAGGTTCGGCTACGTCATCCCCGCCCCGGCCGAGGACAAGTCGTGA